One Thioclava electrotropha DNA segment encodes these proteins:
- a CDS encoding ion transporter yields the protein MTLRDRIAMALDTSTFRNTITAVILFNALLLGLETSERAMALAGDLIRLLDMLCLSVFVIEIGLKLVVQRLGFFRSGWNLFDFTIVGVSLLPGAQVFSVLRALRVLRLLRIISVAPRLRRVVEGLINALPGMGSVFLLMGIIFYIASVMATKLFGASFPQWFGSLGQSAYSLFQIMTLESWSMGIVRPVMETHPLAWAFFVPFIMVTTFAVVNLLVGLIVNSMQDAHSEEETTRTDAYRDEVLLRLDAIERRIGDLRKGNQTGG from the coding sequence ATGACTTTGCGCGACCGGATCGCGATGGCGCTCGACACATCAACTTTCAGGAACACGATCACGGCCGTGATCCTTTTCAACGCATTGCTTCTTGGACTGGAGACTTCGGAGCGCGCGATGGCCTTGGCTGGCGATCTGATCCGGCTCCTCGACATGCTTTGCCTGTCGGTTTTCGTGATCGAGATTGGACTTAAGCTCGTGGTGCAGAGATTGGGCTTCTTCCGGTCTGGCTGGAACCTCTTCGATTTCACCATTGTCGGCGTGTCGCTTCTGCCCGGCGCGCAGGTCTTCAGCGTGCTGCGGGCGCTTCGAGTGCTGAGGCTCTTGCGCATCATTTCGGTCGCGCCGCGCCTGCGGCGCGTGGTCGAGGGGCTCATCAACGCCCTGCCGGGCATGGGCAGCGTCTTCCTCTTGATGGGCATCATCTTCTATATCGCGAGCGTGATGGCGACAAAGTTGTTCGGCGCGAGTTTCCCGCAGTGGTTCGGCTCGCTCGGACAATCAGCCTATTCACTGTTTCAGATCATGACGCTCGAGAGCTGGTCGATGGGGATTGTGCGCCCGGTGATGGAAACCCACCCTCTGGCTTGGGCCTTCTTCGTGCCTTTCATCATGGTCACGACCTTCGCAGTGGTGAACCTTCTGGTGGGCCTCATCGTAAATTCGATGCAGGATGCCCATTCCGAAGAGGAGACCACACGCACCGACGCCTACCGCGACGAGGTTCTCCTGCGGCTCGATGCGATCGAGCGGCGGATCGGAGATCTTCGGAAAGGCAACCAAACGGGCGGCTGA
- a CDS encoding DUF6634 family protein, translated as MPDAILIPCPTTSRRVRVRMCKRDLQMTKNSQPPIQPYLAIINDLVPPGSPAMMDFGSPQQRIREHPALVPLLQTYLADRALGGQGGSVGDGAFDATLVLSWIRDLSHQRPSIGELSAAPLLDSWCAIVEDAVPLLVGRVSGHPHLREGARVRTSPLMNLQPNEGWARSCNRFYRLGARDEGFFETLKRDGRLSPSVQLLRADRSS; from the coding sequence ATGCCTGACGCGATATTAATTCCCTGCCCGACCACTTCGAGGCGCGTGCGTGTGCGCATGTGCAAGAGAGACCTACAGATGACAAAAAATTCCCAACCGCCAATACAGCCTTACCTTGCAATAATTAATGACTTAGTGCCACCAGGTTCGCCCGCAATGATGGATTTCGGCAGCCCCCAGCAGCGCATTAGAGAACATCCGGCGCTTGTTCCACTCCTGCAGACCTATCTCGCTGATCGCGCCCTCGGCGGACAGGGAGGGTCGGTCGGCGATGGAGCATTCGACGCCACACTGGTGCTCTCCTGGATCAGGGATCTAAGTCACCAAAGGCCGTCAATCGGGGAGCTATCAGCCGCGCCTCTGCTCGATTCGTGGTGCGCGATAGTCGAAGACGCCGTGCCCCTGCTTGTCGGGCGAGTCTCCGGCCACCCGCATCTGCGTGAGGGTGCGCGGGTTCGGACATCTCCTCTCATGAACCTTCAACCGAATGAGGGTTGGGCGCGGAGCTGCAACCGCTTCTATCGCTTGGGCGCACGCGATGAGGGCTTCTTCGAGACATTGAAGAGAGATGGACGGCTTTCTCCTAGCGTTCAACTCCTGCGCGCTGATCGGAGCTCCTGA
- a CDS encoding helix-turn-helix domain-containing protein, with amino-acid sequence MSFSELLRAERAERGLTQADLASRANISIPTVRALESGAGTILSLEAILPILGLRWRVTKAGEHMGRALAERRRARGFSQQALARKIGCSRVTVIALEREFSGRVATLAAALRLLRLRSPLERSDLAKGRGLVPPKNDAEQDRVMTPPNLAKAIIEHFSHALEGRVLDPSRGEGAFYNHYPDHVESHWCEISEGRDFLSWSDRVEWVVTNPPWSELRTFTRHAMRVSENIVWLAPLTNLTTKARLRDLQEAGFGIAELLFVDTPKSWPQSGFQIVAAHLKKGYTGHWKVVQLRGGGGAKAS; translated from the coding sequence ATGTCATTTTCCGAGCTCCTGAGAGCCGAACGCGCGGAGCGCGGGCTCACACAGGCTGACCTTGCCTCCCGCGCCAATATCAGCATCCCGACGGTGCGCGCTCTCGAGAGCGGGGCGGGCACGATCCTTTCGCTCGAGGCCATCTTGCCGATACTTGGCTTGCGCTGGCGTGTTACCAAGGCGGGTGAGCATATGGGACGCGCGCTCGCGGAGCGGCGGCGTGCGCGCGGTTTTTCGCAGCAGGCTCTCGCCCGCAAGATCGGCTGCAGTCGCGTGACGGTCATTGCCTTGGAAAGGGAGTTTTCCGGACGGGTTGCGACGCTTGCCGCGGCCTTGCGGCTACTCCGCCTCCGCAGCCCACTGGAACGGAGCGATCTCGCGAAAGGACGCGGGTTGGTGCCGCCTAAGAATGACGCGGAACAGGACCGGGTCATGACGCCGCCTAACCTCGCCAAGGCGATCATCGAACATTTTTCGCATGCGCTGGAGGGTCGCGTTCTCGATCCGTCGCGCGGAGAAGGGGCATTCTACAATCACTATCCGGATCACGTGGAGAGCCACTGGTGTGAGATCAGTGAGGGGCGCGACTTTCTCTCTTGGTCCGATCGCGTGGAGTGGGTGGTCACAAACCCACCCTGGTCCGAGCTGCGGACATTCACGCGACACGCGATGCGAGTCTCAGAAAATATCGTCTGGCTCGCGCCGCTGACCAATCTGACGACGAAGGCGCGGTTGCGGGATCTCCAGGAGGCCGGATTCGGAATTGCGGAATTGCTCTTCGTCGACACACCGAAGAGCTGGCCACAGAGCGGCTTTCAGATCGTCGCGGCCCATTTGAAGAAAGGGTATACCGGGCATTGGAAGGTAGTCCAGCTTCGAGGGGGAGGGGGCGCAAAAGCCTCTTAG
- a CDS encoding tyrosine-type recombinase/integrase, whose product MDHAPKLDTQKTIKALPERREPYWNILEYCRHIGLEKKPEKPLHWVARIRKKDGRYKQQRLGPAASENSQGFSYEAAITLARAWFAEQELRGIASASFPVGTTQHLRYSKSDAGFTVGDALIDYVEWKRIAATKTTFETLVALINFHILPRLGAVQLDELTGNTITNFCRAILETPPKRGNQALKARVKIESLDPDALRRRKGTLNTLLGILRTAMQMAWENGHTASERSWRCIHRVPNLEVPRQIFLTRAQCRELIAACRPDLADLVRAALYTGCRVSELSALRVCDVGKDIFGIYVSSPKGWRPRYVYLPEEGMRFFLAKCAGKADDDIVFRTGAGQIWKTRHKHLFKAAVEKAGLPHEFVFHGLRHTYASQLVQAGAPLAIVARQLGHANTDTVSRTYGHLSCESIERELALRFAALEDQPREYDVRTRSLRKSLQAPPPSIPVASWPRSNFALCRGDELQFVSRRGA is encoded by the coding sequence ATGGATCACGCGCCGAAGCTCGACACCCAAAAGACGATCAAAGCTCTTCCTGAAAGACGGGAGCCCTACTGGAACATTCTCGAGTATTGCCGTCACATTGGGCTCGAGAAGAAACCAGAGAAGCCCCTTCATTGGGTCGCTCGAATCCGCAAGAAGGATGGTCGCTATAAACAGCAGCGACTCGGACCCGCAGCTTCGGAAAACTCACAGGGCTTTTCCTACGAAGCGGCGATCACGCTCGCGCGCGCCTGGTTCGCCGAGCAGGAATTGCGGGGCATCGCCTCTGCGAGCTTCCCAGTGGGAACCACACAGCATCTGCGATATTCGAAGAGTGACGCTGGCTTCACTGTGGGCGACGCCCTGATCGACTATGTGGAATGGAAGCGCATAGCTGCCACGAAGACGACCTTTGAGACTCTGGTCGCATTGATCAACTTTCATATCCTGCCGCGCCTCGGAGCGGTTCAGCTCGACGAGCTGACCGGCAACACAATCACCAATTTCTGTCGTGCCATCCTTGAGACGCCACCCAAGCGGGGGAACCAGGCGCTCAAGGCAAGGGTAAAGATTGAAAGCCTCGACCCGGATGCATTGCGCCGCCGGAAAGGAACACTGAACACGCTGCTGGGGATATTGCGAACTGCCATGCAGATGGCATGGGAGAACGGCCACACCGCCTCGGAACGCTCTTGGCGCTGCATCCACCGCGTCCCGAATTTGGAAGTTCCTCGTCAGATATTCCTCACACGCGCGCAGTGTCGTGAGCTGATCGCCGCATGCCGCCCAGATCTTGCGGACTTGGTGCGTGCAGCGCTTTATACGGGCTGTCGCGTGTCCGAGCTTTCAGCGCTTCGCGTGTGCGATGTCGGAAAAGACATCTTTGGCATTTACGTCTCCTCTCCCAAAGGCTGGCGACCACGCTATGTGTATCTCCCCGAGGAAGGGATGCGATTTTTCTTGGCCAAATGCGCCGGGAAAGCAGACGATGACATCGTCTTTCGCACTGGCGCAGGCCAGATCTGGAAAACCCGTCACAAACATCTCTTCAAAGCAGCTGTCGAGAAGGCCGGGCTGCCGCATGAATTCGTGTTCCACGGATTGCGGCACACTTATGCCAGTCAGCTTGTGCAGGCCGGCGCGCCGCTTGCCATCGTCGCGCGTCAACTCGGCCACGCGAACACAGACACGGTGAGCCGGACCTACGGCCATCTGTCTTGCGAGAGCATCGAACGTGAGCTCGCTCTACGATTTGCCGCGTTGGAAGATCAGCCTCGGGAATATGACGTGCGAACGCGCTCGTTACGGAAATCGCTGCAAGCTCCGCCTCCGTCGATCCCCGTCGCGTCTTGGCCACGGAGCAACTTCGCCTTGTGTCGAGGCGACGAGCTTCAGTTCGTCAGCCGCAGAGGAGCCTGA